Part of the Misgurnus anguillicaudatus chromosome 25, ASM2758022v2, whole genome shotgun sequence genome, GCAAaagtggattatcgccacccaCTGGGCTGGAGtttctattattcaagctctcaatgtaagaatatacgggtgtgaagcgtttggaaaaataggtccagtttacaacgaatgctaaaacacctgttggaaagcatcttttgcagtgatttttgtgtgatcaTATCAGTGAACTCCCCTGGCCACTCGGTGAgattcacatctttgtaaatgaaagtttaatgcattttaggaaggattgttccagtgcacctatagacccattgtagaggtgggaggtgatacaagaaacacccaaaATTTTtcaggccagcatcatatgtccaaatttcagtcaaaatcgttctatttcatcataaacaatctaaaaaacagggctttaagtgtaaaataccaaacttgtcctttaagtgctataattgagtccccagtgcttctagaaaatgtgtaaaaaacaacccagtaacttagttttggtaaaccattctgtgTGTGAAagtaggtaattgaaatttggctccccctgcactatccaaccatgctgctgccatttagtacagagatcagctcatttgcatttaaaaggacacacccaaaatgtggcaattttaacatgctatattaaattatctatatggtattttaagctttatgcactctgggaacaccaaatatttattcagcatcttaaagtcttgtgaaatgtccaccTTAATAAAACAGAGACAGTGTACAACACAGCTAATACATTACCCTTTTAAATTCATATAATCTTAAACACtatgatatctgcactaaatggcagtgccatggttcgatgtgcagattaaggggccgtattatccccttctgacatcacaagggagccaaatttcaataacctattttttcacatgcttgcagagaaagttttggtaaacaaagttactgggttgatctttttcacattttctgggttggtaaaagCACTTGGGAACAAATTTTAGCactttaacataaaaaagtcaGAGTTTCATGGTTTGTCCTCTTTATCAATACTTCACAGTATGGCTGTAAAGTGTTGTCTAGGTGGACACCTGTCTATGTTTTCTAGGTTTTGAGACACAGTTGGTGTTTGATGATGTTTCTTGCAAAGCTGTAGTCTTGCCTtttaaaaatctaaatgaaataTATAATAGTATTTATCACATGAAAGGCATGTATTATTGTCACTGTACAATGTTGTCCCATTTGTTTTAACTGTGTTTATTGGTGttaacaaattttattttattattttacaaaaaaagccCTTTACCTGGTTGACTGTGATACAAGGTTAAATTTgaatcttatttttttattgagaagcatttttttaagtgtaagtCTACTCATTCTTTCAGTCTCTCATAGAAAAATAAGATATTGATTTTCAAGAGACAGCATTTATTCAGTttgaaaaaaagcatttttaacacaaatattttaattgataTTGCAGATCACAGTGGATACAATTTAGAGAGATTTGTAAACTATCATAAGGAGTCAGTTTGGTCAAATATGTTGCTGCTAAAGTCTGAATAAAGGGTTGCTTACTTAAAATGATTGAAAATTTTCATCTGTACAGATATGCatctatacatatctgtacatatGCAAATACATTAGATTTAAATAGCACAGTGGTAATAAGTACATAAAGATCTAGCATGGAAACAAAAGTCCAAACTCTCCCTCATTCATATCATGGTGtgacaaaaaaattcaaaagcCAATGTGTCTTACTCTCATAATAACCATGATCATAACTTATTTCAGTTGTTCCTTAAAGAATCACAACATTACAACCAAATGGATCATAAAATATGACATTTGGAGCAAATTGTTCATTAAGTGTGCTGTAATCTAAAGTCCAAGATCAAGTTAAAATGCATTCAggttaataaagtttaaacatacacaagttaaaaaaaaacaatttacagGCAAGTCTGTATGTGACCCAAGATATCAAACGGGTCATCAAATACAAACAGTTGTTGAATTGGTATCTCAGTGTTGTCTGTAAATAAATAAGAGGATAAAGCCTAAAACAGAACAGGACTCACTGTTTTGTCATAGAGGATTTGTATACATTATGTAAATGTCACAGAGgatataaatgaataaagtaatgctgttttatatttattatctaCTGCTTCCCTCTGTTgattgaagtttgtttctacaCTCACTTTACTCGATTATAATCACTGTACTAGAGCAAGAACGTCATTTATATATACAGGactgtctgtgtgttttttccAATAATCTTGTCCCAATCACCCCTACAACCCTGAACTGAACATtatcaattattaaaataatctttccccaccagcatttttttaggcTGATTtccacaaaagtttcacaaaatgccttatTCAAAAATtgtcttctataaatatataaacatacaaatatatcaaatgaaagaacagaccctctgctttcaaacaaacaaataaacaaacaaaactgaaaaaaacacgTTTATACAATCTtcgttttttctcttttataaacTCTTTAATATGATTAGGtgtcttcaaaaataccaaatctttgacaaaaagctgaaataattgaattttcgtaaaggaattttgttagagatcagattcagaatgatgatGAAAACATACACGGATTATCAAAACAATTCGTTttgattcagtttttttataaattgggtaagagtgcACTCAATTGTATAATAGATTTACTCTTCAGCGTCACTGGCAGGGAATTgtttctctttcttttctttagTCAAAGTTTACAGCATTACTGAGAATCTTCATGTCATCTACACTGCTGGATTACATAACTTCACTGAACCTGAAAGGATGTTAAACCCAGGATAAAGTGGTTTAGTGAATGTGGTGTTGACGCTGTGTATGAGGTTCATTGTATCAGAGACACTGTAGAAGGACAGAGATCCTTTACTGTGATCCACATACACTCCTATTCTACAGGACATTGACACTACAGGGAGATTAGTGTGTTTGTTATTGTGAAGGAAGAAGCAGCTGGAGTTAGTGCAGTACAAACTCCAGGACTGATCATTAAATCCAAACCAACACTCATGACCCTCTGCCTTCCTGCTGATGCTCttatatgacactgatataaACACCTTATCACTCCACTCAACCTCCCAGTAACAGCGTCCACACAAACTCTCTCTACACAACACCTGCAGCCAGTGATAAAATCTGTCTGGATGATCAGGATACTGATGGACTGTGATAGTGTTAGTAGCCGTTCTGTTCCCATCAGACAGCTGAATGAATTTATGCATTGTGTTTGAATCCAGTGTGAACTGCTTGAAATCTGGTGAAGATAAACACAAATGACTGCAGCAGTTTAACAAAAATCATCAttgcagatttattgcattttttccaaaaccTACACATTTCTATAATTGTATTTACTTCTTCAGTGCGCACTCATTTACTTTGTTTCTATATTATTATAGGTTTGAGattgttaaatatataaatatatttgtttaaatgaCCTCATTACATAGAGTTTTTAGCAGTAATGCGGTTTTATGTAAAAAggcatataaaaataaaaataaagttaagttCCTGTGTAGCTGTTATAAGCTGGAAAAATGTTGAAAGGTCAATGTTTTGATTTTGAGTCGTTGATTTTACTTAATTCATTCACCTCTTTAAGTTTCTGACACATGTGAACTGAAAGATTCTGTAAACATTAAATTTACTCAAAATTTTgttctttttgttgtttttgtttttctttatatacCAGTGGttataaataattcataaatgtttttaaagtctCTTACATTGTAAGAAATCCTCTCTGGTCTTCAGTTCATCCAAAATAACTGAGATATATGTAACtgaaacataataaataaataaacataaataatataattcccatagtataaatataataaaccaataacacacacaataaaacagagatcatGACACTGATATAgtggcggtttcccagacagggcttatagtcccagactaaagaTCTACTTTAATTgcaaaacaccttgtactgatgtattttaacatatatcagtgccattatattgtctcaagatgcacaccaataTAGTTTTTTGTAAGATTCGTTGAAAAAACTTctaaataactaaggcctagtcctggattaatctaaaccctgtccgggaaaccgccccataagaGTCTTACAGCGCTCTTGCTTGTGTGATGTTGTTTTAAAGTAAATGAATATCTGCTACTTTACCTTCACCGGATATCTCCTTTATCTCCTCTCTACAGAAATCCTCCAGTTTGTCTTTCAGTTGAGAGAGAGATTTTCTCACATCATCAAAAGAGAGAAGAGAGCTGAGAGTAAATCTGTGTGAGACTGAAGACTCAAGAGCTGCAGACAGAGACTGAAAACCCTGAAGAAGAAAACATTACAAATGCAAAGACAACATAAACATTCAACATTAAACACATTTATCAGCTAATAAAATAACCACCATCATAGTAATATAAGAAGTGAAGTCTTCTAGAGATCCTCCTAATGTTCACTGTGTTGTATTTCAGAGTTGTGTTACCTGTAGGAAATGGATGTGATTGTCTGTATGTGAAAACTGCTTCAGTTCAGCGTCTCTCCTCTTCAGATCATCAATCTCCTCCTCCAGACGCTTCATGACTCCTTCAGCTCGACTCACTGCAGTCTtttcctgatctctgatcagtTGTGTCACCTCAGATCGTCTTCTCTCAATGGATCGGATCAGTTCAGTAAAGATCCTCTCACTGTCCTCCACTGCTGTCTGTGCAGAGCGCTGTTAGGACAAACATTACAATCAGATCCATTACAGGTACATCAGTAAAGATCTCCATCACTGGAGGAGAGTCATGAATCTCAAACTGATCTTCAAGCTGTCAGCAGATGTTTTTCTGTTCAAAACTCACCGCATGAGAGTCCACAGCCTCTCTCAGCTCCTGAAGctccttctctctctcctcaATTATCTGATGTAATTTTATCTGTCTCTCTCCCAAAACTCTCTGTGAGATAACAAATAACTATAAAACCTCAAAGATATTACATAAAACTGCATGTAATGTTACTATAATGACATTTATGGTTATTAATCATTACTGTTAGCATTAGTGCAGTGTCTGAATTCAGTTCATACCTGTTTCTCAGTTCTTTCTGCTACAGCTGTCACAGTATCATGGTTTTTATGTTCGTCCATCGTACACAGATAACAAATGCAGTGTTGGTCAGTGCGACAGTAGATTTCTATTTGTTTATCATGTTTTGAGCAGATTATCTCATGAAGTTGTCTGGTTGGATTCATCAAATGATGTTTCCTGTCATTGAAGAGATTCTCATGTTGTTTAAGATGATTTTGACAGTAAGACTTCAGACACTCCAGACAGGACTTGACAGCTTTGTATTTTCTCTCAGTACAGGCGTCACACTCCACATCTCCAGCTTCAGCATAAGAGTCAGCAGGAACAGCAGTCTGAAGTTTTGTCTTCTTCAGTTCCTCCACCATTTCAGcaatcatcacatttttaaataaaacaggtCTTGGTGTGAAGGTTTGTCTGCATTGAGGGCAGCTGTAGATTCTCATCTCATTCTGATCCCAGCAGTTTGTAATACAGAtcatacagtaactgtgtccaCAGGGAATGGTCACTGGATCCTTCAGGAGATCCAAACACACTGAACAGCTGAACTTGTCCTTAAAAACATGAGCTTCTGCCATATTTCACtaacatacatacagacagagagagacagtcGCTTGAAAAGTAATTTCCTGGTTTTGTGTTAAGAGTCATGTGCAAAACATGTTAGGTGTGACTCTGCACTTTTACTTCCAttttttggccaaaccatatgaaGTGTTTGTATTAAATGTATTACATGTGCATTCTAATGTAAACTAAAGCAGTGTTTTAAAGAtgaaaacattataaaaaatatataaaaaatagacTACAGAAAAGTGTTGTTAATCTGGTAAAGTTTGTTAATGCTTATAAAGCAGGATGTTTTAATATTAGAATCAATGATGGCATTAATAATTAGCGACTGTATATTTGTCAATGTTTTACATAGACACAAATAACTTAGAAAGAAATACATCacaacaatatttttttctttttatcttttaataaataaattctaAATGCCAATATTTAGAATACCAGAAAAAGTCACTTTAAACCAAACCAATACCTCAAGCTATAGCACAGCATATctgtttttgtctttatttaaaataaaaatttcccCCAAgcattattatacatttaaaatggccGAGCATGTTGGTTACGTTacaataaaatatgtaaaacatgtttatttgtaCCACTGAGCATTAGATATGAACCTCTGCACACAAAACAACTCTCGAATTCTTCATTTTCACTGGatgatgttttttattattattatttgcacATAGATTTACATTGAAAGTAACAGTATCATGGTACAGTAATGTTATGTATAACTAAGACAGTGGTaagaaaatctgaaaaaataaatgaaaatgacaataaaaaagGTAGATAtagggaaaaataaaaaaaggccAAAGGAATTGGAAATACACAATTTCGAAATATTAACACCACCTcacattattataaaagttGTAAGTATGAGATAAAGGaaaataattcaattcaattttatttatatagcgctttttaacaattggtgattgtttcaaagcagctttacattaatagaagcagtggaaagcacagaaaatcggcagatagcataacataatacatgatagcacaagcagctaaatttgctgcggctataatcaacattataagtgggcgtattactaatgtaacatataaaagagggtgctaagttaagcccaagaaggctgcttCCCCGGGTTGAATAGAAAATTCATAAgaatattaataacatttatgatgctttgaagtgtgaacgaaaatgaggatgtagtttatttatttattaggttgtacaaaCTAGCTATTGTGAGATGAGTACCATTACTAAAACAAATGatgtgaatgccttgttaaagagaaaagttttaagtctagatttaaaggtatctactgtgtctgattctcggacatcggttggtaaatcattccagagcttaggggctaagtaggaaaaggatcttccacctttagacacttttgatattttagggataattaagagaccagaattttgagACCGCAGTGTatgtgatggattgtattctgatagtagttctttaatatacgagggtgctaggccatttaaggctttgtaggtgattagtaatattttaaattgtatgcgatatttaactggtagccagtgtaaagatgccagaattggatttatgtggtcatacttcttagatcgagtaagtacccttgcggaagcgttttaaactagctgaagcttgtttacctgatttgcatggcatcctccgagtaatgagttacaatagtctattctagaggtcataaaagcgtggataagcttctctgcatctgatgcagacaacatatggcgtatttttgagatatttctaagatggaacaATGCTatgcggcagacattggagatatggctattgaaggataaattgctgtcgaacatcacgcctaagttcctaaccgtggaagatggcaccacagtgcggccatctatgtgcaacttgtaatctgacatattatgtttgtagcgattcggttcgataataagtatctctgtgtTATTGAAGTTTAGCAtgagaaagttatgtgccatccagtcactaatatCGCTTATGCAGtttgttagcttagaaaactggtgggtttcgctgggatgtgacgagatgtaaggctgggtatcatccgcatagcaatGAAAAcgtatgttatgtttcctgataaaaTCTCCTAGAGGTGACATATATAACAAGAActggataggacctaaaactaatccctgcggtacgccgtatgtaaccagggagtgatatgactcctcctcatttacataaacaaagtgatagcgattggttagatacgccTGACCAcagatgccaacatagttttctagcctattgagtaagattgtgtgatctattgtgtcaaaggctgtactaaggtctagtaatacaaggattgagatttcaccacgataggatgttaaaaggaggtcatttgtaactctaagcagagctgtctctgtgctatgttggggcctgaatcctgattggaacttttcatatgtattattatttgctATGAATGTGCGTAGTTGGCTTGCCACtattttttctaataatttagaaagaaaatgtagatttgagattggtctaaagttattaaggtctccctggtcaaggtttggttttttaatgagcggtctaataactgctagtttaaaagctgttgaaacgtatcctaattctaatGATGAGTTAAGGATATTTAGTACTGTGTTTGATACTACAGGGACTACCTCTTTGAGTTGTTTTGTGGGAAcagggtctaatatacaggacgatgatttggatgacgttattaatttagagagctcttctattgtagtagctttaaatgactcaagatgttcgtttggtaatctagtgttaaatgtactattgggtagagtggtggctgcttgcgtagtttctatgttttccctaataaccataattttgttagcaaagaagttcatgaagtcgttactattggagtttactattggtttctgtttgttctttgtttctagtcagtttcgcaactgtgctaaagaggaaatgAGGGTTGTTATgaatttctttaataagcgtactgagataggtagatctggcggtttttaTAGCCtatctgtagtgttgaacactcttgTTATTAACTAAAATGTAATATATCTGTGGTGAGACGCAGTTTTGTGTGTAATGTCGAGGTTCACGCCCATTATTGATGAGCCCGTGTGTGAACGTGTATATAAAGACATTGCTAAGGACATGGGAGGCTGCGTCATTTCTCAGCTGACTGAGGGTTCCGCTTTCCAGTGTGTCACTGCTTTGTGGTTGAGTTTGGTGTCTCTTGCATGTTTTGCAATTTCTAACTGCCATTTAATTGGCATTTTATTATTACGCttatgaatatttaataaagtatatatttctCAATAAAAATTGTGCATTGCCATATCCACGTCTCATTGTCCATTTTTCAGGTCAGGAGAACTGTGAACTTGTCCTGTATTAATAGGTCCCCAAATATTAATGCTGGGGTGGCGTAGTCGTGTTTTTGTTAAGATCAGAAGTCTTTTTTAGTGTTATCACTAAGTCTCCCTCTTGCCACATATCCTTGATATCGATCCCTTTAACTCAATTGGGTTTTGTAAAATGTTCTCAATAACAGTTATTTGCATGTTCAGCTCCCCTTTATCTACCACTGTTTTCAAAAAAGGACGTAACGGGAGATATttattaaaatctgactttggaACTTTGTATTGGTGCACAATCTGCTGGAAAGATTTTAAAATACCCTCTGTAAATAAGCAAGATAGTTGGGATATTCCCATTAGAGGTCTAGacgggtccaaaaattcctacccgaacccgatcagacccgtaaatgtgctacactgacccgacccggacccgtctgttgttttgaaagctggacccggaaccgacccggacccgtctattatttaaaagctggacgCCGAATCGATGCGGAcctgtctattatttaaaacctggacccgaacccgtccgggaagacacagacccgaccggaaaatattctttagctaaatgttattcaataaacaagtagcgaaaattaaacgttttgtcttacccatagaagttagtcttctccctccttacctgactgtgtgatgcacaatccttatttccaagaaagttccatccatgttattcctctcttgacgattgaaatgcttaatgcttattccagctttTAAAGTCCACTTCATGGTGATTAATAACGCAGTTTTACACATGTTGTGTATCGGGGAACTTGCTTAAAaatgtttggattataataacAATTGTTCATTCAGTGCCATGGCTGCTTTCGTTAGCTTTACTTCTttgctatcatctctgtgctctttgagcagagtcgcgaaaactttaaatataacagcaagacagtcaatttataatattattataaaaattagagAAGTCAGTGCAAAATGCGCGGTACGGCGGAATAGGTCCCGCCTTCTAAATAAAAGAGCCAATTGTCGAAGGTGAAGTCATtgcgtctcactgcagaagctcctgGTAGCCACAGGAACATTACAAGAGCACATGCGCgttagctgcctggttggagcaaccaaatataaactttttaacgcaattttagcgtcatagaaaaaaatgtatgcaacagttcatctaagtttttgttgctgtttttgaaatattatatttaaattaaatgtgagtgtgctctccgagtccgatcgacctcgggtaaccacaatgttaaacagacc contains:
- the LOC129426264 gene encoding E3 ubiquitin-protein ligase TRIM16; amino-acid sequence: MAEAHVFKDKFSCSVCLDLLKDPVTIPCGHSYCMICITNCWDQNEMRIYSCPQCRQTFTPRPVLFKNVMIAEMVEELKKTKLQTAVPADSYAEAGDVECDACTERKYKAVKSCLECLKSYCQNHLKQHENLFNDRKHHLMNPTRQLHEIICSKHDKQIEIYCRTDQHCICYLCTMDEHKNHDTVTAVAERTEKQRVLGERQIKLHQIIEEREKELQELREAVDSHARSAQTAVEDSERIFTELIRSIERRRSEVTQLIRDQEKTAVSRAEGVMKRLEEEIDDLKRRDAELKQFSHTDNHIHFLQGFQSLSAALESSVSHRFTLSSLLSFDDVRKSLSQLKDKLEDFCREEIKEISGEVTYISVILDELKTREDFLQYFKQFTLDSNTMHKFIQLSDGNRTATNTITVHQYPDHPDRFYHWLQVLCRESLCGRCYWEVEWSDKVFISVSYKSISRKAEGHECWFGFNDQSWSLYCTNSSCFFLHNNKHTNLPVVSMSCRIGVYVDHSKGSLSFYSVSDTMNLIHSVNTTFTKPLYPGFNILSGSVKLCNPAV